The following proteins come from a genomic window of Alicyclobacillus dauci:
- the carA gene encoding glutamine-hydrolyzing carbamoyl-phosphate synthase small subunit: MTNIHLTKIHRPTARLILESGLTFTGTSFGATGERFGEVVFNTGMTGYQEILTDPSYYGQIVTMTYPLIGNYGINVDDVESHHPHVRGFIVREFASTPSHFKQIETLENYLVEHNIIGLSGIDTRQLTKAIRSEGAMRAVITTSDAKVEELLSRMHEGTITDAVKNVTTKTVYRSPGQGFRVVLVDYGAKSGILRSLLARGCDVIVVPGTSTAREILAWRPDGVMLSNGPGNPEDVPFAVEALKGLLGEVPVFGICLGHQLLALACGAKTIKMKFGHRGSNHPVKHLSSGRVDITAQNHGYVVDPESLSGTPLTLTHINLNDGTVEGLAHKYLPAFSVQYHPEARPGPTDASYLFDEFTAMMTSVKEGSFVPCQDATI; encoded by the coding sequence ATGACAAACATCCATCTGACAAAGATCCATCGTCCCACAGCTAGATTGATTCTTGAGAGTGGACTGACGTTTACTGGAACCAGTTTCGGTGCTACAGGCGAGCGGTTTGGCGAGGTGGTCTTCAACACCGGCATGACTGGCTACCAAGAAATTCTCACCGATCCGTCCTATTACGGTCAGATTGTCACCATGACCTACCCGCTTATAGGCAACTACGGCATCAATGTCGATGATGTCGAATCACATCATCCGCACGTTCGTGGATTTATCGTGCGGGAGTTCGCATCGACACCGTCCCACTTTAAACAAATCGAAACACTGGAGAACTACCTTGTTGAACATAACATTATTGGCTTGTCTGGAATTGACACACGCCAGTTGACGAAGGCCATTCGCTCCGAGGGTGCGATGCGAGCCGTCATCACGACGAGCGACGCTAAAGTGGAGGAACTGCTTTCGCGGATGCACGAAGGAACGATTACGGATGCAGTCAAGAACGTGACGACGAAAACAGTCTACCGCAGTCCCGGTCAGGGTTTCCGCGTCGTGTTAGTGGACTACGGTGCAAAATCTGGTATCCTGCGAAGTTTGTTAGCGCGCGGCTGCGATGTCATTGTGGTACCAGGCACGTCCACGGCCCGAGAAATTTTGGCATGGCGCCCCGATGGTGTGATGTTGAGCAACGGGCCAGGTAACCCGGAGGATGTACCTTTCGCTGTAGAGGCGCTTAAAGGACTACTCGGAGAGGTTCCCGTTTTCGGAATTTGTCTGGGTCACCAGTTACTCGCCCTCGCGTGCGGTGCAAAGACCATCAAGATGAAATTCGGACATCGCGGGTCAAACCACCCGGTTAAGCACTTGTCGAGTGGACGAGTGGACATCACCGCTCAAAACCATGGTTATGTTGTGGACCCCGAGTCCCTTTCCGGGACGCCTCTCACGCTTACTCATATCAACTTAAACGACGGAACTGTCGAAGGGCTTGCACACAAGTACCTTCCGGCATTTAGCGTGCAATACCATCCGGAAGCGCGGCCAGGTCCGACGGATGCAAGTTATTTGTTTGATGAATTCACAGCGATGATGACATCCGTGAAAGAGGGGAGTTTTGTACCGTGCCAAGACGCGACGATTTGA
- the pyrB gene encoding aspartate carbamoyltransferase, giving the protein MFHVTTVKQFDLNTTMQLMEHAERLRSMKRSDLANQLAGRLIATLFYEPSTRTRLSFEAAVYRLGGQVISAENARETSSSKKGETLADVFRVVGAYVDAIVIRHHSAEELDEAIPYSTVPVISAGAGSGEHPTQALLDTYTIWRELGRLDELTVAVLGDLKYGRTVHSLLRMLTKMKRIRVKLFHPTGLCLPAHLEEEVALAGVEIEHCDTIEQALSDSDVVYQTRIQSERLEGLDEACAATEYAIHHEHLTVLPEHARILHPLPRVGEIDPAIDPDARAAYFRQAENGLYMRMALLDQLLKGELS; this is encoded by the coding sequence ATGTTTCACGTAACAACGGTTAAACAGTTCGACTTGAACACCACCATGCAATTGATGGAGCACGCGGAGCGTCTTCGCAGTATGAAACGTTCTGACCTCGCAAATCAATTGGCTGGGCGGTTGATTGCGACACTGTTCTACGAACCGAGCACCCGGACACGTTTGTCGTTTGAAGCCGCCGTGTATCGATTGGGCGGGCAAGTGATTAGTGCGGAAAATGCACGTGAAACATCATCGTCGAAGAAGGGTGAAACACTTGCCGATGTGTTCCGCGTCGTAGGTGCATACGTGGATGCGATCGTCATCCGTCACCACAGTGCAGAGGAGTTGGATGAAGCCATCCCCTACTCAACTGTTCCGGTCATCAGTGCCGGTGCAGGGAGCGGCGAACACCCCACACAAGCGCTACTCGACACGTACACGATATGGCGTGAATTGGGGCGTTTAGACGAACTGACCGTGGCTGTTCTCGGTGACCTAAAATACGGCCGGACCGTCCATTCTCTCTTGCGCATGCTGACAAAAATGAAACGAATCCGCGTGAAGCTATTTCACCCGACGGGCCTCTGTCTCCCTGCTCATTTGGAAGAAGAGGTGGCCTTGGCGGGTGTGGAGATCGAACACTGCGATACCATCGAGCAGGCTTTGAGTGATTCGGACGTTGTCTACCAGACGCGAATCCAGTCGGAAAGATTAGAAGGTTTAGACGAAGCGTGCGCTGCCACAGAGTATGCGATTCACCACGAACATTTGACAGTCCTGCCGGAACATGCTCGAATTCTTCATCCGTTGCCGCGTGTCGGTGAAATCGACCCTGCAATCGATCCCGACGCCAGAGCAGCCTATTTTCGCCAAGCTGAAAACGGACTGTACATGCGCATGGCACTCCTAGACCAACTACTGAAAGGGGAACTCTCATGA
- the pyrR gene encoding bifunctional pyr operon transcriptional regulator/uracil phosphoribosyltransferase PyrR has product MQEVTQIMDDAAMRRSMTRMAHEILERNKGLDNIVLVGILTRGVALAERIAAKLEEIEGQQVETLTLDATPFRDDRVVDKTTPTEAPNLAVVDRKVILVDDVLYTGRTVRAALDAIMQAGRAEAVQLATLVDRGHRELPIRPDFIGKNVPTSRSEQVIVKFREVDGEDGVWIASNK; this is encoded by the coding sequence ATGCAAGAAGTGACCCAAATCATGGATGATGCAGCGATGCGTCGATCCATGACTCGCATGGCCCATGAAATTCTCGAGCGCAACAAAGGGTTAGATAACATCGTTCTCGTGGGTATTTTGACGCGGGGCGTTGCGCTCGCAGAGCGCATTGCTGCGAAACTCGAGGAGATTGAAGGTCAGCAAGTCGAGACCTTGACACTGGATGCGACACCGTTTCGCGATGACCGTGTCGTCGACAAGACGACACCCACAGAGGCACCCAATCTCGCTGTAGTGGACCGCAAAGTCATTCTTGTTGACGACGTTCTGTACACGGGTCGAACCGTTCGAGCGGCACTCGATGCCATCATGCAAGCTGGACGCGCGGAAGCTGTGCAACTTGCTACGCTCGTCGACAGAGGACACCGTGAGTTGCCAATCAGGCCCGACTTCATAGGAAAAAATGTACCCACTAGTCGGTCTGAGCAGGTCATCGTCAAGTTTCGCGAGGTTGATGGTGAAGACGGTGTCTGGATCGCGAGTAACAAGTAA
- the lspA gene encoding signal peptidase II, whose protein sequence is MNILLYIIALLVYLLDQLVKWLVRANVPEGQTVTVIPNVLNIFHIQNVGGAFSIFPNQTWLFVLVALVVTVAVIVVERRFRPTLMMQFGLGFLLGGAVGNMTDRIITHSVTDFVSIIIGQYHFAIFNLADVAVDVGVLLLLINSFRSTKDTETNTKKEDMNS, encoded by the coding sequence GTGAACATTTTGCTTTACATCATCGCATTGCTTGTCTATCTGCTGGACCAACTTGTAAAGTGGTTGGTTCGAGCCAACGTGCCGGAGGGACAGACTGTAACCGTCATTCCCAACGTGCTCAACATCTTTCACATTCAGAACGTTGGCGGAGCGTTCAGCATCTTTCCAAACCAGACCTGGTTGTTCGTACTTGTTGCACTCGTCGTCACGGTGGCTGTGATCGTCGTTGAACGGCGATTCCGACCGACGTTGATGATGCAATTTGGCCTCGGGTTCCTTCTGGGGGGGGCCGTGGGTAACATGACGGATCGGATCATCACTCATTCGGTTACAGACTTTGTGTCCATCATCATCGGACAGTATCATTTTGCCATCTTCAATCTAGCGGATGTGGCCGTTGACGTCGGGGTACTGCTACTTCTCATCAACAGTTTCCGAAGCACCAAAGACACGGAAACGAATACCAAAAAGGAAGACATGAATTCATGA
- a CDS encoding RluA family pseudouridine synthase encodes MRAAIRTTYEVTEQETGERLDKWLTERLQEDDVDISRSVVQQWLKSGLIARRPAGKVKASDAVEDGQQYDVEVPEEEPFTVLPDDIPIDIVYEDDDVVVVNKPRGLVVHPAAGHPRGTLINALFAKGIKLSSLGGEMRPGVVHRIDRDTSGLVMFAKTDRAYYALTEQLRHHTVERKYIAIVHGRMGHESGTIEMPIARDPQDRQRMAVIEGGKRAVTHFQVIERFDKYSLVECRLETGRTHQIRVHFAEIGHPLAGDQVYGRRHTLPIDGQALHAQTLGFDHPATGELVTLTSELPTDMAGLIENLQAGRIG; translated from the coding sequence ATGAGGGCTGCTATACGAACGACATATGAAGTGACCGAACAAGAGACAGGTGAACGCCTGGATAAATGGCTGACGGAACGACTGCAAGAAGACGATGTGGATATATCCCGAAGCGTTGTTCAGCAGTGGCTTAAGTCAGGGCTCATCGCACGTCGGCCAGCCGGAAAAGTGAAGGCCAGCGATGCGGTTGAAGACGGGCAACAATACGATGTTGAAGTCCCCGAAGAAGAACCGTTTACGGTGCTGCCGGACGACATTCCTATCGATATTGTCTATGAGGACGATGACGTGGTCGTCGTCAACAAGCCCCGCGGGCTCGTCGTGCACCCAGCCGCTGGACATCCACGCGGGACGCTTATCAATGCGCTCTTTGCGAAAGGGATCAAATTGTCTTCACTAGGTGGGGAAATGCGACCTGGTGTTGTCCACCGCATTGACAGGGACACCAGCGGACTGGTGATGTTCGCAAAAACAGACAGGGCGTACTACGCTTTGACAGAGCAATTGCGCCATCACACGGTGGAACGAAAGTACATAGCGATTGTTCACGGTCGAATGGGACACGAAAGTGGGACCATTGAGATGCCGATTGCGCGGGATCCGCAGGATCGTCAACGGATGGCTGTCATCGAGGGTGGCAAGCGCGCGGTGACGCACTTTCAAGTCATCGAGCGATTTGATAAGTACTCCCTTGTCGAGTGCCGCCTGGAGACGGGCAGGACACATCAGATTCGTGTGCATTTTGCCGAGATCGGTCATCCACTAGCAGGCGATCAGGTGTACGGACGTCGCCACACACTTCCCATCGACGGACAGGCACTACACGCGCAAACGCTGGGGTTTGACCATCCTGCGACGGGCGAACTCGTGACGCTGACAAGCGAGCTACCGACAGATATGGCAGGGCTCATCGAGAACTTGCAAGCTGGACGTATCGGTTGA
- a CDS encoding YlmH family RNA-binding protein, with protein sequence MSSHAWVRESERPFVRSAEDWCDQVGSQGRWLLTDFLTPREQYLTESVVGKRGLAHRAHGGYGGAERHRMLIMPDDWYPQPSDFEIVYLRLVSLEQEMRHKDVLGSVLGLGLQRKTIGDIVVGGRLAHLFVSSQIARFLYDELHHVGRTTVSVTVEEEIPDLPPPTYDEKDVNVPSLRLDAVIASACQFSRSKAQAAVERGDVTLNFAAATSRDEVDVGDTLSVRGFGRIKVMETLGITRRERLRLRLGILRSNA encoded by the coding sequence ATGAGTTCGCACGCTTGGGTTCGAGAGAGTGAACGCCCCTTCGTGCGATCCGCCGAAGATTGGTGTGATCAGGTAGGTTCGCAAGGGAGATGGCTCCTTACAGATTTTTTAACTCCCCGCGAACAGTATTTGACGGAGAGTGTGGTTGGCAAACGGGGACTTGCCCACCGTGCACACGGTGGTTACGGTGGAGCAGAGCGACATCGCATGCTGATCATGCCGGATGATTGGTATCCACAACCGAGTGACTTCGAAATCGTGTATTTGAGGCTTGTGTCCCTGGAACAGGAGATGCGGCATAAGGACGTGCTTGGAAGTGTCCTAGGATTGGGACTTCAACGAAAGACCATTGGTGATATCGTTGTCGGTGGTCGTCTGGCTCATTTGTTTGTATCTAGTCAAATTGCCCGTTTTCTGTACGACGAGCTGCATCATGTGGGGAGAACCACTGTCTCTGTGACGGTGGAAGAGGAGATCCCCGACCTTCCTCCACCCACGTATGATGAAAAGGACGTAAACGTGCCTTCTTTACGCTTGGATGCCGTCATCGCGTCGGCATGTCAATTTTCAAGAAGTAAAGCTCAGGCCGCGGTAGAGCGAGGAGACGTCACACTCAATTTTGCCGCGGCGACGAGCAGGGATGAAGTCGATGTCGGTGACACGTTGTCTGTCCGTGGGTTTGGTCGAATTAAAGTGATGGAGACACTCGGGATCACCCGCAGGGAGCGTTTGCGTTTACGTTTGGGAATTCTTCGCTCCAATGCGTGA
- a CDS encoding DivIVA domain-containing protein, producing the protein MPLSPIDIHNKEFGRSWRGYNEDEVDDFLERVIQDYEGLIRTNKQLEEDIVRLNERLSHYDSLEDTLGKSILVAQETAEEVKNNARKEAQLIIREAEKNADRIVSEALNKARKVAIEMEEMQKQAAVFRARFRSLVQSQLEMMDSGDWDSFDKELARREASLAESGL; encoded by the coding sequence ATGCCCCTGTCCCCAATCGACATTCACAATAAAGAGTTCGGCCGTTCTTGGAGAGGTTATAACGAGGACGAAGTGGATGATTTTCTCGAACGAGTTATCCAGGATTACGAGGGCTTAATTCGTACCAACAAACAATTGGAAGAAGACATTGTTCGACTGAATGAGCGTCTTTCCCATTATGACAGCCTGGAGGACACGCTTGGCAAGTCCATACTGGTTGCTCAAGAAACGGCGGAAGAAGTCAAGAACAACGCCCGTAAAGAGGCCCAGTTAATCATTCGCGAGGCGGAAAAAAATGCGGATCGCATTGTGAGTGAAGCGCTCAACAAGGCACGCAAGGTTGCGATCGAAATGGAAGAGATGCAGAAGCAAGCCGCCGTCTTCCGCGCTCGATTCAGGTCGCTCGTTCAATCGCAGCTGGAAATGATGGATTCCGGTGATTGGGATTCATTTGACAAGGAGTTGGCTCGGCGCGAGGCGAGTTTGGCCGAATCGGGACTGTAA
- the carB gene encoding carbamoyl-phosphate synthase large subunit, translated as MPRRDDLKKIMVIGSGPIVIGQAAEFDYAGTQACQALKEEGYEVVLVNSNPATIMTDPDIADRVYVEPIRLEFVSQIIRKERPDGLLATLGGQTGLNMAVELAKSGILEREGVELLGTSLSAIEQAEDRELFRNLMGELAQPVPPSAIVHTQEEADAFAEEIGFPIIIRPAYTLGGTGGGIAHNRREYADIVERGLTLSPIHQVLVEKSIAGFKEIEYEVMRDANGTAIVVCNMENFDPVGIHTGDSIVVAPSQTLSDADYQMLRDASLTIINALGIEGGCNVQLALDPHSSNYYVIEVNPRVSRSSALASKATGYPIARIATKIAVGYRLDELRNPVTQEAYAAFEPALDYIVTKIPRWPFDKFRSAQRQLGTQMKATGEVMAIGRSFTESLMKAIRSLEIGIESLYVKDAHGWSDMELEKKLAVAEDDRLFAVAEAIRRGFSVDRIHDLSKIDRWFLWHLEAMVSLEQELATVGSTSSPMTQILSDHADLIERAKKNGFPDVELARLLGTDAQTIRAWRKERGVIPVYKMVDTCAGEFAASTPYYYSTFEREDEVSESDRKKIVVLGSGPIRIGQGIEFDYCTVHAVWALRKLGYEAIIINNNPETVSTDFSTSDRLYFEPLHVEDVLNVIDREQPEGVIVQFGGQTAINLAGPLAEAGIRIFGTSRRDIDMAEDREKFDELLTKLDISRPQGSTVTTVEQAVGAAEALGYPVLVRPSYVLGGRAMQIISNTSELLQYMDEAVEVSAQHPVLIDRYVAGIEVEVDAISDGDTVIIPGIMEHVERAGVHSGDSIAVYPPQHLSEDVKQAIEDYTLRLARGLHVRGLVNIQFIVHDGTVEVIEVNPRSSRTVPFLSKVTDVPMVDLAMHAVCGGTLADLGYKSGRVKEADTVAVKVPVFSFAKLHRVDISLGPEMKSTGEVMGRDTHYEKALYKGMVAAGTVVPSHGTVLATVADKDKDEAFPLLREFSRLGYRLAATEGTAKYLRERGLDVRVVNKLAQGTPNLADDIRQGKIQLVINTLTKGLKPERDGFRIRRTAVEHGVPCLTSLDTVKSLLDILKLIHFQTLALGESSSESVSESRWRA; from the coding sequence GTGCCAAGACGCGACGATTTGAAGAAAATCATGGTGATTGGGAGTGGCCCAATCGTCATTGGTCAAGCAGCTGAGTTTGACTACGCTGGTACACAAGCTTGCCAAGCACTGAAAGAGGAAGGATACGAGGTCGTTCTCGTCAATTCCAATCCGGCAACCATCATGACCGATCCCGACATCGCCGACCGCGTATATGTCGAACCGATTCGCCTGGAATTCGTCTCGCAAATTATTCGTAAAGAGCGCCCCGACGGCCTGCTGGCGACACTTGGCGGTCAAACGGGTTTGAATATGGCTGTTGAGTTGGCCAAGAGCGGCATTCTTGAACGCGAGGGAGTCGAACTGCTGGGAACGTCACTATCGGCCATCGAACAGGCCGAGGATAGAGAGTTGTTCCGCAACCTCATGGGAGAACTCGCGCAGCCCGTTCCGCCCAGTGCCATTGTCCACACACAAGAAGAGGCGGACGCCTTTGCTGAGGAAATTGGCTTTCCCATCATCATTCGCCCCGCGTATACGCTGGGCGGCACCGGCGGCGGAATCGCGCATAACCGGCGGGAGTACGCAGACATCGTGGAACGCGGGTTGACCCTGTCACCGATTCATCAAGTGCTCGTGGAGAAGAGTATCGCTGGGTTTAAGGAAATCGAGTACGAGGTTATGCGTGACGCCAACGGCACGGCCATCGTCGTGTGTAATATGGAGAATTTCGATCCGGTGGGAATCCACACGGGCGACAGCATCGTCGTGGCACCGAGCCAAACGTTGTCGGACGCCGATTACCAGATGCTCCGCGACGCGAGTTTGACCATTATCAACGCCCTTGGAATCGAAGGCGGCTGCAACGTTCAGTTGGCGCTTGACCCCCACAGTTCGAACTACTATGTCATCGAAGTGAACCCACGTGTCAGTCGTTCAAGTGCCCTCGCTTCCAAGGCAACGGGTTATCCCATCGCTCGCATCGCCACCAAAATCGCTGTCGGTTACCGACTCGATGAACTCCGCAATCCAGTGACCCAGGAGGCGTACGCCGCCTTTGAGCCGGCACTCGATTATATCGTCACGAAAATCCCTCGTTGGCCCTTCGACAAGTTCCGCAGTGCGCAGCGCCAGTTGGGCACACAGATGAAGGCAACTGGAGAGGTCATGGCAATTGGCCGGAGTTTTACAGAGTCGCTGATGAAGGCCATTCGATCGCTTGAAATCGGGATCGAAAGCCTTTATGTAAAGGATGCGCATGGCTGGTCCGACATGGAGTTGGAGAAGAAACTCGCCGTCGCGGAAGATGATCGGCTGTTTGCCGTCGCCGAAGCCATTCGCAGAGGTTTCTCGGTTGACCGGATCCATGACTTGAGCAAAATTGACCGCTGGTTTCTTTGGCACTTGGAAGCGATGGTCAGCTTGGAGCAAGAGCTTGCGACCGTCGGTTCAACGAGCAGTCCCATGACGCAAATCCTCAGCGACCACGCAGATTTGATTGAAAGGGCAAAGAAGAACGGTTTTCCCGACGTTGAACTGGCAAGGTTGCTTGGCACGGACGCGCAAACCATCCGCGCGTGGCGCAAAGAGCGCGGTGTCATCCCGGTTTATAAGATGGTCGATACGTGCGCAGGTGAGTTTGCAGCGTCTACACCGTATTATTACAGCACGTTCGAACGGGAAGATGAAGTGTCGGAGTCGGATCGCAAAAAAATCGTCGTGCTCGGATCAGGGCCGATTCGCATTGGGCAAGGCATCGAGTTTGACTACTGCACCGTCCATGCAGTTTGGGCGCTTCGTAAACTCGGGTACGAGGCCATCATCATCAACAACAACCCAGAGACGGTTTCGACTGACTTCAGCACGTCGGATCGACTGTATTTCGAACCACTGCATGTGGAAGACGTGTTGAACGTGATCGATAGGGAACAACCGGAAGGCGTTATCGTTCAGTTCGGTGGTCAGACGGCCATCAACTTGGCTGGTCCCCTCGCTGAAGCAGGTATTCGGATTTTCGGCACGTCAAGACGAGACATTGATATGGCCGAGGACCGCGAGAAGTTTGACGAACTGCTCACGAAACTGGATATTTCTCGCCCACAGGGCAGCACGGTCACGACCGTTGAGCAGGCTGTTGGTGCGGCGGAAGCACTAGGGTATCCCGTCTTGGTTCGGCCGTCCTATGTCCTCGGCGGACGGGCGATGCAGATTATCTCCAATACTTCTGAGCTGTTGCAGTATATGGATGAAGCCGTGGAAGTGTCCGCGCAGCACCCTGTCCTCATTGACCGGTACGTCGCGGGAATTGAAGTCGAGGTGGATGCGATAAGCGACGGCGACACGGTCATCATTCCTGGCATCATGGAGCATGTGGAGCGGGCTGGTGTTCACTCAGGTGACTCCATAGCGGTGTACCCGCCACAGCACTTGAGTGAAGATGTGAAGCAAGCGATTGAAGACTACACGCTGCGGCTCGCACGCGGTTTACATGTGAGGGGCCTCGTAAACATCCAGTTCATTGTGCACGACGGCACGGTTGAAGTCATCGAAGTCAACCCACGGTCGTCGCGCACAGTGCCGTTTCTGTCGAAAGTGACGGACGTCCCGATGGTGGACTTGGCCATGCACGCAGTATGTGGCGGCACACTTGCTGACCTAGGGTACAAGAGTGGCCGCGTCAAAGAGGCGGATACAGTGGCTGTCAAGGTTCCGGTATTCTCGTTCGCGAAACTGCATCGAGTGGATATCAGCCTCGGTCCGGAAATGAAATCAACAGGCGAAGTGATGGGCCGGGACACGCACTACGAAAAGGCTCTCTACAAAGGAATGGTTGCCGCGGGCACCGTTGTACCATCACACGGAACCGTCTTGGCCACCGTTGCAGACAAGGACAAAGATGAGGCATTTCCGCTCCTTCGGGAATTTTCCCGTCTGGGTTATCGACTGGCCGCCACGGAGGGCACGGCAAAGTACCTTCGCGAGCGGGGCTTAGACGTAAGAGTGGTTAACAAACTCGCCCAGGGTACGCCAAACTTGGCCGATGACATCAGGCAGGGCAAGATTCAGCTGGTCATCAACACGCTGACCAAGGGGCTCAAACCGGAACGGGATGGATTCCGCATCCGTCGAACGGCTGTGGAACATGGGGTGCCATGTCTGACGTCACTCGACACGGTCAAATCACTTCTCGATATTTTGAAGCTCATTCACTTCCAGACACTCGCTTTGGGCGAATCCTCTTCGGAATCGGTATCCGAGAGTAGGTGGCGTGCGTGA
- the comA gene encoding phosphosulfolactate synthase, with product MNTVILSDSGAFSQIIQYPLGKRSSKPRAAGVTMVIDKGLGYEALNDHLEIASSYMDILKLGFGTSCLYPRHILRQKLSLARVYSVHTCPGGTLTEIAITQNVFHKYVERCAKLGFTAMEISDGTIELDADTRLRAIELAKAHMGLVITEVGKKLERTTDMEKFVKQLVADLEAGADYVIVEGRESGENIGIYGSHGEIDEVLFEDFTAMLPPQALSKVMWEAPKKSQQVELIKRFGQSVNLGNIPPSDVIALECLRLGLRSDSLTFTFDNSFKEAKF from the coding sequence GTGAACACCGTGATCTTATCAGACTCCGGCGCTTTCTCACAAATCATACAATATCCACTCGGAAAGCGCTCGTCGAAACCGCGGGCGGCAGGGGTCACTATGGTGATCGACAAAGGCCTTGGCTACGAAGCGTTGAACGATCATCTTGAGATTGCCTCGTCATACATGGATATCCTCAAACTTGGCTTTGGCACCAGTTGCCTCTATCCGCGTCATATCCTGAGACAAAAATTATCGCTCGCCAGAGTTTATTCCGTTCACACATGTCCCGGCGGGACGCTCACCGAAATCGCCATCACCCAAAACGTGTTCCACAAATACGTGGAGAGATGCGCCAAATTAGGCTTCACGGCCATGGAAATTTCCGATGGCACGATTGAACTGGACGCCGACACTCGGCTGCGTGCCATTGAACTCGCCAAGGCACATATGGGCCTCGTCATCACTGAAGTGGGAAAAAAACTTGAACGGACAACGGATATGGAAAAATTCGTAAAACAACTTGTCGCTGATCTTGAGGCCGGAGCAGACTACGTCATTGTGGAAGGACGTGAATCCGGGGAAAACATCGGTATTTACGGTTCGCATGGCGAGATAGATGAAGTCTTGTTCGAGGACTTTACCGCTATGCTTCCACCTCAAGCATTGTCGAAGGTCATGTGGGAAGCGCCGAAGAAATCGCAACAAGTGGAACTGATCAAGCGATTCGGTCAGTCGGTCAATCTCGGGAACATTCCTCCGAGCGACGTCATTGCCCTCGAATGCCTGCGTCTCGGCCTTCGTTCTGATTCACTTACATTCACATTCGACAACAGTTTCAAGGAAGCTAAGTTTTAA
- a CDS encoding dihydroorotase: MRIRIDGGRLLHSQTGELYGASVCYDDVTGKITAIGDETIPADKVETLQGELILPGFIDMHVHLRDPGFTAKETLTSGLQSAAAGGFTHVACMPNTNPPTDAAEIVRDITTRGRDVGKTSVHPIACITVSQKGEALTDFAQLKEAGAIALSDDGKGVQHGRRMLDAMTRAKELDMPIVIHSEDETLSGNGVLHPEAAKRIGVPGLLEESEAAMIARDILLAERTGVHLHVCHVSTEQSVALIRWAKARGVHITAEVTPHHLLLTEALITEDDAVWKVNPPLQGERDRMACLEGFLDGTLDMIATDHAPHTVDEKSRGILRAPFGMVGSEVAFPLLYTYLVLPGIVPLSRLVEAMTRVPATHFGIDGGAMHVGGTADFAIVDLTKEKEIDPDRFYTRGRNTPFAGWRATGWTARTIHLGREIFIAGEERFI, from the coding sequence ATGAGAATCCGTATTGACGGAGGTCGGCTTCTCCACAGTCAAACAGGCGAACTATACGGAGCAAGCGTGTGCTACGACGATGTGACGGGCAAAATCACCGCTATCGGCGACGAAACCATCCCGGCCGATAAAGTCGAGACACTGCAGGGCGAACTGATTCTGCCAGGTTTCATCGATATGCACGTTCACCTCCGGGACCCTGGGTTCACAGCGAAGGAAACCCTGACATCTGGCTTGCAATCTGCGGCAGCGGGCGGATTTACACACGTTGCGTGCATGCCGAACACGAATCCACCAACGGATGCGGCTGAAATTGTTCGCGACATTACGACACGCGGTCGTGACGTCGGCAAAACGTCCGTTCACCCGATTGCCTGTATCACGGTCAGCCAAAAAGGGGAAGCCCTCACGGACTTCGCGCAACTGAAGGAAGCGGGTGCCATTGCTCTATCGGACGATGGCAAAGGCGTGCAGCATGGGCGGCGCATGCTGGATGCCATGACGCGGGCAAAGGAGCTCGACATGCCTATCGTCATCCACTCGGAAGACGAAACGCTGTCTGGCAATGGTGTCCTGCATCCTGAGGCTGCAAAGCGAATTGGGGTTCCGGGCCTTCTAGAAGAGTCGGAGGCGGCGATGATCGCGAGGGATATTCTGTTGGCGGAGCGCACAGGTGTGCACCTACACGTCTGTCACGTGAGCACAGAGCAGTCGGTCGCACTCATCCGTTGGGCGAAAGCACGCGGTGTCCACATCACGGCGGAGGTCACGCCGCACCACTTGCTGCTTACGGAGGCCCTCATCACGGAGGACGACGCCGTGTGGAAAGTGAATCCACCGTTGCAAGGCGAGCGGGATCGGATGGCGTGCCTCGAAGGATTTCTGGACGGCACACTCGACATGATCGCGACGGATCACGCACCACACACGGTGGACGAGAAATCTCGCGGTATCCTGCGGGCACCCTTTGGCATGGTCGGATCGGAAGTTGCTTTCCCACTCTTGTATACCTACCTGGTCTTACCGGGTATCGTCCCACTCAGTCGTTTGGTCGAGGCGATGACGCGCGTCCCGGCTACGCATTTCGGAATCGATGGTGGTGCCATGCACGTCGGTGGTACAGCTGATTTTGCCATCGTCGACTTGACCAAGGAGAAGGAGATTGACCCTGACCGGTTCTACACACGCGGTCGAAACACGCCCTTTGCAGGTTGGCGTGCAACTGGGTGGACGGCGCGCACGATTCATCTGGGCCGAGAGATTTTTATAGCCGGAGAGGAGCGGTTCATATGA